Within the bacterium genome, the region TGGTTTTCCTCCGTGACATTCCTTCCGGTAGAAAAGAAAAACTGCGGAAATTGTTTGAGCAGACACTGAAAGCGATTCGCGCCGACAACACGTATGTCGTTTGGTTGATGGATGTGTACGATGGCGGTCGCAAACCGAAAATTTGGCCATATACAATCTTATCTCCACAGTTAATCATCCGGTTCGATGAGCGTGACGATTCCGAAATGCTGCGGTGGACGAGATATTTACTCGAGCGAGAAAAACTACGGTTATCGCCGAAATCGGTTTCGCAATTGGCGAACTCATCACAGTTTCCCTATGAACTCCACAATACGATTGAGCAATTGCGGCTTTGGGCAAAACCGGATGGTTCCATCGATGACAGTGTCTTTGCGCAATTATCGTTTGGCGAATTGGATTCGGTAGTAGAGGACGTTGCGCTATACTTGCTATCGGGTCGGAAAAAAGAGATGCTATCTGCCCTTAACCGATTGGATGAGCAATTTGTCGCTCGCAGTTCGACGACAATAATCTGGAAATTGGCAGCTATCCTCCACGAGTGTTGGCATTGGCAGTTGCCGACGTCCGCTGACAGCCCGGGTGGCCGCTGGAATCCTTACTTCCGTTTGTTAAAAGACTTGGAACCGTTTCGACACACGATATCGGAATCGGCAATCTGGGCGACCTTACACGACCTTGCAGCGCTTGATGTCGATTTGAAATCGACCGGTGCGTTTCAACAGGAACACCGCCTCTTGTTGCAAACCCTCGTTCCCGCAGTGGAACGATTCATCGCGGGAACCTACTCAAGAGTTCGTGCGTAAAGAATGATGAAACCACCTGAACCCGGGGAAGAGACCGGAAACACTTCCGTGAAAGAAACTGAAGGAGAATCCGAACCGATAAGTGTTCGTGCGGCGTCGCAACTGGAACCAACGTCCGACCGCTTGTTAATGCAGCGTTTTCAAGCCGGCGAAGAAGCCGTTTTCGATACGTTGGTCGAACGCTATCAAGCGCCACTCTACACATTTGTTGTCCGCATGCTTGGCGATGCCAACGGCGGCAAGGATATCCTGCAGGAAACATTTCTCAGAGTTTGGGAGCATCGCGATCAATACCGGGAAGTTGCCCAGTTTTCCACGTGGTTGTACACAATTGCGGCAAATTTAGTGCGGTCGGAGTTGAGAAAACGGAAGTTACGGCGATGGTTACCACTCGGCCACCAAAGCGATGATGTTCCTGAAATCGATCCGCCCGACGATGGCTTTTTGCCGGACGAGTACGCCAACAGCAGTGGTCTACGCACTGAGATTAATCTCGCATTGAAAGCATTGCCGCGGGAGTTCCGGGAAGCTGTTGTCTTACGTGACATCAACGATTTATCGTACGAAGAAATTGCGACCGTGTTGAAAATTCCGGTCGGTACGGTGAAATCACGGGTGAACCGAGGCCGGGCGCGTTTGCAGGAACAACTGCGGGATTACGTGTAACGAGTATCCACTCCGTAAACGACGGGGTTAGCAAATCTAACGAAGAGACTGGAAATCCGGCGCTTTTCGATAGTGGAAGGAAATTTGACTCATTGGAAATGCTATGATTGATTGTACCGAATATGAGCGGCTGTACCCGGTGAATGAGCAAGGAAAGCTCTCATCGGAAATGCAACGGGAAATGTTAGAGCACCAGAAGGCATGTAAGTTTTGTGCTTCCTTCAGTGCAACCGACGCCTATTATCGCACTCGGTTGCAGACGGTTGCCATCGAAACCGATGCGCCGAAACTCAACTGGTTCCAGATAAAACAACCGCATCCGGCAACGAGTCATCGCAAAAGTGTATCGATGCGTTCGTTAAGCTTTGCTGCTGGAATTGCAGTTGGTGTGGTGTGTGTTTCGCTTTGGGTGAATTTCGATGGTACGTTGCCGAATCAGAATTACGCTGGTACTGCGAATCAACCTGCAGTGGCACCACAACAGCAGAAGGAAATTGTGAAACAGGATCCAAAGGCGATTCTTGCTGACACAAAAGTAGGCACAAGCGATTCGATGAAGAAGCCGTCCGCCGCTGATAGTCAGCGGGTTTTGCATCCGGTACCCAACGATTTCAACAACGGATTCCAAACAGTCACATCGGGCAACTAGTTTCCCGAAAACTCAATCGATATTGAGATGGGCAAGCTGTATCGCTTGCCCATTTTGTTTGCAATGAGATACAAAAAAACGGGCTGACAACTGTCAGCCCGTTTGTAACTCGAATGAAGTGTTTACTTCAGGTACATAACTTTCACCGTTGACATGACATTGCCATTCACTTGCAGCCGAGCGAAATACACTCCG harbors:
- a CDS encoding sigma-70 family RNA polymerase sigma factor, whose protein sequence is MMKPPEPGEETGNTSVKETEGESEPISVRAASQLEPTSDRLLMQRFQAGEEAVFDTLVERYQAPLYTFVVRMLGDANGGKDILQETFLRVWEHRDQYREVAQFSTWLYTIAANLVRSELRKRKLRRWLPLGHQSDDVPEIDPPDDGFLPDEYANSSGLRTEINLALKALPREFREAVVLRDINDLSYEEIATVLKIPVGTVKSRVNRGRARLQEQLRDYV